DNA sequence from the bacterium genome:
TTCTGGTTCTCTGAATTTATAAATAATTTTATTAACAAAAATGATTTTGTTATCTGAAATCGTTGGCTTCATACTTGGACCAAATGTCTTAAATGGCTGAATTAAAAATGCCCTTGTAAGAAATAAAACTAAAATCAGACATATCCAGAAAAATATTCTTTTTAAGGAAGGGATTCCCATCTCCACAATTTTATCCATTCTTTTAAGTATTTACCAGCAATTTCTTTATTTCTTAATATTAAAATTGTCTCATAATTTTTCCTTGCTGATACTGTTGGATTATAAGAGCCAGTTATTACTACTTTTTCATCTATTACAAAAAACTTATCATGAAGAAAACCAGCCATATTATTTTTTCTGACATTTATTCCATAATCATTTAATATATAAAATGTGGAGTAATTTGATGTATTATATCTTTCAAAAATCCCATTTATATCTACACCTTTCTTTTTTTTGTCTATAAGATGCCTTGCAATATTTTCTGATGAGAAATAAAAATGTGAAAAATAAATAGAACTTTTCGCTTTTTCAATTTCTTCAATTATTTTTTCTTCTAAATTTTCTTCAGGAGAAAAATAAATTTCCAATGTTTCACTTAAAAAAGGACTTTTATTATTTTCTTTATTATTCCATAATGAAAAAAAGTTTTCTTTAAAATACTCAGAGATATTTTTATCTTTGATTATAAGAAAATTATTATGAAAAAGATGAAAATCATTTTTAGTGAAATTTCCAGAAC
Encoded proteins:
- a CDS encoding phospholipase D-like domain-containing protein; translated protein: MRKFLFIFIILINSILSSISVYFTPSKQADEEILKVIKGAKNSIFIASYNFNYKEIIEILKNKKLDELKIFIGKESNLPFSQSCIQVYKGSNLFHSKFIIIDNEITIIGSGNFTKNDFHLFHNNFLIIKDKNISEYFKENFFSLWNNKENNKSPFLSETLEIYFSPEENLEEKIIEEIEKAKSSIYFSHFYFSSENIARHLIDKKKKGVDINGIFERYNTSNYSTFYILNDYGINVRKNNMAGFLHDKFFVIDEKVVITGSYNPTVSARKNYETILILRNKEIAGKYLKEWIKLWRWESLP